A single region of the Malaclemys terrapin pileata isolate rMalTer1 chromosome 2, rMalTer1.hap1, whole genome shotgun sequence genome encodes:
- the LOC128832995 gene encoding actin filament-associated protein 1-like 2 isoform X3, which produces MEKQKDLDKLLLDLESFLLILDRENLSYIAQAKKKSIAELLSRFQSPPSEDAEYMIMRCISPSSGSSAFQTPADLSPCQAISSPDLMGRGECDLPAANGQCSSGGTNPLGILPHLPSLPAEDSYEEAEPINPKGHKSPAGGGDTDSSHYESYGEDEDCVKDRAHYIQWPPTTEAPARPEAQLCGFLWRKRWLGQWAKQLFIVREHALLCYKCAKDLQPVLELDLRGCRVVYKAKRSKKMQHVLKITGAAAETLVMGFQSRQQAEDWRKVIEEVSSSPLSRPSAHNSPVLPSSEQGRNSPQVRGSQLGSDSDEENSLVSPATAGCIPTGEPKKGGFLDVLLNGQWQKLWCRVEQGALRMFRDPSCTESPEYAVPLAGSNVTPGADVGQRHHIHISQQGREVAILQTHSDEERDVWLKILQVEKGAEPASVYETSVPGDGPSSAPVGGLLLRRFPTPNTYMDDPFGQLPLATHPSPVYSNSDILHQLQLSLDRAAQDQMQRLPCALPDSAFSNPQSRAPEETAAPPASPGKSPNKQWVEVVPELKSRDFFQSQRTLMQPERKGAPDSLDFLIGKRAFPKLEEKVGQLERACRMKTRLKAGSEMNLLAIGKSLKGHIATATSSAGSEVKEDEAGWVRARHWAVMRQNSWGLETSRGCPRSSCLSLLPSLPQRLLFSLFPSPYSPASLLFLEKVRSSLGLSFLPLDKVGR; this is translated from the exons ATGGAGAAGCAGAAAG ATCTAGACAAGCTCCTTTTGGACCTAGAGTCCTTCCTGCTGATCCTGGACCGAGAGAACctcagctacattgctcaggccaAGAAGAAATCCATCGCTGAGCTACTTTCCAGGTTCCAGAGCCCTCCAT CAGAGGACGCAGAGTACATGATCATGCGCTGCATCTCGCCCTCCTCTGGGAGCAGCGCCTTCCAAACGCCGGCTGACCTGAGCCCATGCCAAG CAATCTCGTCTCCAGACCTGATGGGAAGGGGAGAGTGTGACTTGCCCGCTGCCAATGGCCAGTGCTCCTCAGGCGGG ACAAACCCGTTGGGCATCCTGCCCCACCTCCCTAGCCTGCCAGCTGAGGACTCCTACGAGGAGGCAGAGCCCATCAACCCCAAGGGACATAAGAGCCCAG cgggcggCGGGGACACAGACAGCAGCCACTACGAGTCGTATGGCGAGGACGAGGACTGCGTGAAGGACCGTGCGCACTACATCCAGTGGCCACCCACCACCGAGGCTCCTGCTCGCCCCGAGGCCCAACTCTGCGGCTTCCTCTGGAGGAAACGCTGGCTCGGGCAGTGGGCCAAGCAGCTCTTCATCGTCCGGGAACACGCCCTGCTG TGCTACAAGTGTGCCAAGGACCTGCAGCCAGTGCTGGAGCTGGACCTGCGCGGCTGCCGCGTTGTCTACAAGGCCAAGCGCAGCAAGAAGATGCAGCATGTGCTGAAGATCACGGGGGCAGCGGCAGAGACGCTGGTGATGGGCTTCCAGAGCCGCCAGCAGGCCGAGGACTGGAGGAAG GTGAttgaggaggtgagcagctctCCTCTCAGCAGGCCTTCTGCCCACAACTCTCCAGTATTGcccagctcagagcagggcaggaaCTCACCCCAG GTGAGAGGTTCCCAGCTTGGCTCTGACTCAGATGAGGAGAACTCCCTGGTCAGCCCAGCTACAGCTGGCTGCATCCCAACTGGAGAGCCAAAGAAGGGAG GTTTCCTGGATGTGCTGCTGAACGGCCAGTGGCAGAAGCTGTGGTGCAGGGTGGAGCAGGGTGCCCTACGGATGTTCAGAGACCCCAGCTGCACTGAGAGCCCCGAGTACGCTGTGCCGCTGGCGGGCAGCAATGTGACCCCGGGGGCCGACGTGGGCCAACGCCATCACATCCACATCAGCCAGCAAGGCAGAGAGGTCGCCATCCTGCAG ACCCACTCAGACGAAGAGAGGGACGTCTGGCTGAAGATCCTGCAGGTGGAGAAGGGAGCAGAACCAGCCTCTGTGTATGAAACCTCAGTCCCTGGAGATggacccagctctgcccctgtggG GGGCCTGCTCTTGCGAAGATTCCCGACCCCCAACACTTACATGGACGACCCCTTTGGGCAGCTCCCGCTGGCgacacaccccagccctgtctACTCCAACTCGGATATACTGCACCAGCTG CAGCTGAGCTTGGACAGAGCCGCCCAAGACCAGATGCAGAGACTCCCGTGTGCCCTTCCCGACAGTGCCTTCAGCAACCCCCAGAGCAGGGCTCCGGAGGAGACAG ctgctcctccagccagccCGGGCAAGTCTCCGAACAAGCAGTGGGTAGAAGTGGTCCCGGAGCTGAAAAGCCGGGATTTTTTCCAGTCTCAGCGGACGCTGATGCAGCCCGAGAGGAAGGGCGCCCCAGACAGCTTGGATTTCTTAATTG GTAAGAGGGCCTTCCCCAAGCTGGAGGAGAAAGTAGGGCAGCTGGAAAGGGCATGCCGGATGAAAACCAGGCTGAAGGCCGGCTCGGAGATGAACCTGCTAGCCATCGGCAAGTCTCTGAAGGGCCACATAGCCACCGCCACCAGCTCAGCAGGCTCCGAGGTAAAGGAGGATGAAGCAGGATGGGTGAGGGCCAGACACTGGGCAGTCATGAGACAGAACAGTTGGGGGCTAGAAACCAGCAGGGGCTGTCCTAGGTCTTCCTGCCTTTCTcttctcccatcccttccccagcgacttctcttctccctctttccctctccttatTCTCCTGCGTCTCTCCTGTTCCTTGAGAAAGTCAGGTCTAGCTTAGGTCTTTCTTTCTTGCCTTTAGACAAGGTGGGGAGGTGA
- the LOC128832995 gene encoding actin filament-associated protein 1-like 2 isoform X4: MAERREEQPGRADLDKLLLDLESFLLILDRENLSYIAQAKKKSIAELLSRFQSPPSEDAEYMIMRCISPSSGSSAFQTPADLSPCQAISSPDLMGRGECDLPAANGQCSSGGTNPLGILPHLPSLPAEDSYEEAEPINPKGHKSPAGGGDTDSSHYESYGEDEDCVKDRAHYIQWPPTTEAPARPEAQLCGFLWRKRWLGQWAKQLFIVREHALLCYKCAKDLQPVLELDLRGCRVVYKAKRSKKMQHVLKITGAAAETLVMGFQSRQQAEDWRKVIEEVSSSPLSRPSAHNSPVLPSSEQGRNSPQVRGSQLGSDSDEENSLVSPATAGCIPTGEPKKGGFLDVLLNGQWQKLWCRVEQGALRMFRDPSCTESPEYAVPLAGSNVTPGADVGQRHHIHISQQGREVAILQTHSDEERDVWLKILQVEKGAEPASVYETSVPGDGPSSAPVGGLLLRRFPTPNTYMDDPFGQLPLATHPSPVYSNSDILHQLQLSLDRAAQDQMQRLPCALPDSAFSNPQSRAPEETAAPPASPGKSPNKQWVEVVPELKSRDFFQSQRTLMQPERKGAPDSLDFLIGKRAFPKLEEKVGQLERACRMKTRLKAGSEMNLLAIGKSLKGHIATATSSAGSEGSFLTPLLKRTTSTKSALRRAPSVVIIEKGKVLQKRKEWEMKSAM, from the exons ATGGCGGAGAGGAGGGAAGAGCAGCCTGGCAGGGCGG ATCTAGACAAGCTCCTTTTGGACCTAGAGTCCTTCCTGCTGATCCTGGACCGAGAGAACctcagctacattgctcaggccaAGAAGAAATCCATCGCTGAGCTACTTTCCAGGTTCCAGAGCCCTCCAT CAGAGGACGCAGAGTACATGATCATGCGCTGCATCTCGCCCTCCTCTGGGAGCAGCGCCTTCCAAACGCCGGCTGACCTGAGCCCATGCCAAG CAATCTCGTCTCCAGACCTGATGGGAAGGGGAGAGTGTGACTTGCCCGCTGCCAATGGCCAGTGCTCCTCAGGCGGG ACAAACCCGTTGGGCATCCTGCCCCACCTCCCTAGCCTGCCAGCTGAGGACTCCTACGAGGAGGCAGAGCCCATCAACCCCAAGGGACATAAGAGCCCAG cgggcggCGGGGACACAGACAGCAGCCACTACGAGTCGTATGGCGAGGACGAGGACTGCGTGAAGGACCGTGCGCACTACATCCAGTGGCCACCCACCACCGAGGCTCCTGCTCGCCCCGAGGCCCAACTCTGCGGCTTCCTCTGGAGGAAACGCTGGCTCGGGCAGTGGGCCAAGCAGCTCTTCATCGTCCGGGAACACGCCCTGCTG TGCTACAAGTGTGCCAAGGACCTGCAGCCAGTGCTGGAGCTGGACCTGCGCGGCTGCCGCGTTGTCTACAAGGCCAAGCGCAGCAAGAAGATGCAGCATGTGCTGAAGATCACGGGGGCAGCGGCAGAGACGCTGGTGATGGGCTTCCAGAGCCGCCAGCAGGCCGAGGACTGGAGGAAG GTGAttgaggaggtgagcagctctCCTCTCAGCAGGCCTTCTGCCCACAACTCTCCAGTATTGcccagctcagagcagggcaggaaCTCACCCCAG GTGAGAGGTTCCCAGCTTGGCTCTGACTCAGATGAGGAGAACTCCCTGGTCAGCCCAGCTACAGCTGGCTGCATCCCAACTGGAGAGCCAAAGAAGGGAG GTTTCCTGGATGTGCTGCTGAACGGCCAGTGGCAGAAGCTGTGGTGCAGGGTGGAGCAGGGTGCCCTACGGATGTTCAGAGACCCCAGCTGCACTGAGAGCCCCGAGTACGCTGTGCCGCTGGCGGGCAGCAATGTGACCCCGGGGGCCGACGTGGGCCAACGCCATCACATCCACATCAGCCAGCAAGGCAGAGAGGTCGCCATCCTGCAG ACCCACTCAGACGAAGAGAGGGACGTCTGGCTGAAGATCCTGCAGGTGGAGAAGGGAGCAGAACCAGCCTCTGTGTATGAAACCTCAGTCCCTGGAGATggacccagctctgcccctgtggG GGGCCTGCTCTTGCGAAGATTCCCGACCCCCAACACTTACATGGACGACCCCTTTGGGCAGCTCCCGCTGGCgacacaccccagccctgtctACTCCAACTCGGATATACTGCACCAGCTG CAGCTGAGCTTGGACAGAGCCGCCCAAGACCAGATGCAGAGACTCCCGTGTGCCCTTCCCGACAGTGCCTTCAGCAACCCCCAGAGCAGGGCTCCGGAGGAGACAG ctgctcctccagccagccCGGGCAAGTCTCCGAACAAGCAGTGGGTAGAAGTGGTCCCGGAGCTGAAAAGCCGGGATTTTTTCCAGTCTCAGCGGACGCTGATGCAGCCCGAGAGGAAGGGCGCCCCAGACAGCTTGGATTTCTTAATTG GTAAGAGGGCCTTCCCCAAGCTGGAGGAGAAAGTAGGGCAGCTGGAAAGGGCATGCCGGATGAAAACCAGGCTGAAGGCCGGCTCGGAGATGAACCTGCTAGCCATCGGCAAGTCTCTGAAGGGCCACATAGCCACCGCCACCAGCTCAGCAGGCTCCGAG GGTTCCTTCCTAACACCTCTGCTGAAACGCACCACCTCCACCAAGAGCGCCCTGAGGCGAGCGCCCTCCGTGGTCATCATTGAAAAGGGGAAggttctgcagaagagaaag GAATGGGAGATGAAGTCTGCCATGTAA
- the LOC128832995 gene encoding actin filament-associated protein 1-like 2 isoform X2, whose product MAERREEQPGRADLDKLLLDLESFLLILDRENLSYIAQAKKKSIAELLSRFQSPPSEDAEYMIMRCISPSSGSSAFQTPADLSPCQAISSPDLMGRGECDLPAANGQCSSGGTNPLGILPHLPSLPAEDSYEEAEPINPKGHKSPAGGGDTDSSHYESYGEDEDCVKDRAHYIQWPPTTEAPARPEAQLCGFLWRKRWLGQWAKQLFIVREHALLCYKCAKDLQPVLELDLRGCRVVYKAKRSKKMQHVLKITGAAAETLVMGFQSRQQAEDWRKVIEEVSSSPLSRPSAHNSPVLPSSEQGRNSPQVRGSQLGSDSDEENSLVSPATAGCIPTGEPKKGGFLDVLLNGQWQKLWCRVEQGALRMFRDPSCTESPEYAVPLAGSNVTPGADVGQRHHIHISQQGREVAILQTHSDEERDVWLKILQVEKGAEPASVYETSVPGDGPSSAPVGGLLLRRFPTPNTYMDDPFGQLPLATHPSPVYSNSDILHQLLSLDRAAQDQMQRLPCALPDSAFSNPQSRAPEETAAPPASPGKSPNKQWVEVVPELKSRDFFQSQRTLMQPERKGAPDSLDFLIGKRAFPKLEEKVGQLERACRMKTRLKAGSEMNLLAIGKSLKGHIATATSSAGSEVKEDEAGWVRARHWAVMRQNSWGLETSRGCPRSSCLSLLPSLPQRLLFSLFPSPYSPASLLFLEKVRSSLGLSFLPLDKVGR is encoded by the exons ATGGCGGAGAGGAGGGAAGAGCAGCCTGGCAGGGCGG ATCTAGACAAGCTCCTTTTGGACCTAGAGTCCTTCCTGCTGATCCTGGACCGAGAGAACctcagctacattgctcaggccaAGAAGAAATCCATCGCTGAGCTACTTTCCAGGTTCCAGAGCCCTCCAT CAGAGGACGCAGAGTACATGATCATGCGCTGCATCTCGCCCTCCTCTGGGAGCAGCGCCTTCCAAACGCCGGCTGACCTGAGCCCATGCCAAG CAATCTCGTCTCCAGACCTGATGGGAAGGGGAGAGTGTGACTTGCCCGCTGCCAATGGCCAGTGCTCCTCAGGCGGG ACAAACCCGTTGGGCATCCTGCCCCACCTCCCTAGCCTGCCAGCTGAGGACTCCTACGAGGAGGCAGAGCCCATCAACCCCAAGGGACATAAGAGCCCAG cgggcggCGGGGACACAGACAGCAGCCACTACGAGTCGTATGGCGAGGACGAGGACTGCGTGAAGGACCGTGCGCACTACATCCAGTGGCCACCCACCACCGAGGCTCCTGCTCGCCCCGAGGCCCAACTCTGCGGCTTCCTCTGGAGGAAACGCTGGCTCGGGCAGTGGGCCAAGCAGCTCTTCATCGTCCGGGAACACGCCCTGCTG TGCTACAAGTGTGCCAAGGACCTGCAGCCAGTGCTGGAGCTGGACCTGCGCGGCTGCCGCGTTGTCTACAAGGCCAAGCGCAGCAAGAAGATGCAGCATGTGCTGAAGATCACGGGGGCAGCGGCAGAGACGCTGGTGATGGGCTTCCAGAGCCGCCAGCAGGCCGAGGACTGGAGGAAG GTGAttgaggaggtgagcagctctCCTCTCAGCAGGCCTTCTGCCCACAACTCTCCAGTATTGcccagctcagagcagggcaggaaCTCACCCCAG GTGAGAGGTTCCCAGCTTGGCTCTGACTCAGATGAGGAGAACTCCCTGGTCAGCCCAGCTACAGCTGGCTGCATCCCAACTGGAGAGCCAAAGAAGGGAG GTTTCCTGGATGTGCTGCTGAACGGCCAGTGGCAGAAGCTGTGGTGCAGGGTGGAGCAGGGTGCCCTACGGATGTTCAGAGACCCCAGCTGCACTGAGAGCCCCGAGTACGCTGTGCCGCTGGCGGGCAGCAATGTGACCCCGGGGGCCGACGTGGGCCAACGCCATCACATCCACATCAGCCAGCAAGGCAGAGAGGTCGCCATCCTGCAG ACCCACTCAGACGAAGAGAGGGACGTCTGGCTGAAGATCCTGCAGGTGGAGAAGGGAGCAGAACCAGCCTCTGTGTATGAAACCTCAGTCCCTGGAGATggacccagctctgcccctgtggG GGGCCTGCTCTTGCGAAGATTCCCGACCCCCAACACTTACATGGACGACCCCTTTGGGCAGCTCCCGCTGGCgacacaccccagccctgtctACTCCAACTCGGATATACTGCACCAGCTG CTGAGCTTGGACAGAGCCGCCCAAGACCAGATGCAGAGACTCCCGTGTGCCCTTCCCGACAGTGCCTTCAGCAACCCCCAGAGCAGGGCTCCGGAGGAGACAG ctgctcctccagccagccCGGGCAAGTCTCCGAACAAGCAGTGGGTAGAAGTGGTCCCGGAGCTGAAAAGCCGGGATTTTTTCCAGTCTCAGCGGACGCTGATGCAGCCCGAGAGGAAGGGCGCCCCAGACAGCTTGGATTTCTTAATTG GTAAGAGGGCCTTCCCCAAGCTGGAGGAGAAAGTAGGGCAGCTGGAAAGGGCATGCCGGATGAAAACCAGGCTGAAGGCCGGCTCGGAGATGAACCTGCTAGCCATCGGCAAGTCTCTGAAGGGCCACATAGCCACCGCCACCAGCTCAGCAGGCTCCGAGGTAAAGGAGGATGAAGCAGGATGGGTGAGGGCCAGACACTGGGCAGTCATGAGACAGAACAGTTGGGGGCTAGAAACCAGCAGGGGCTGTCCTAGGTCTTCCTGCCTTTCTcttctcccatcccttccccagcgacttctcttctccctctttccctctccttatTCTCCTGCGTCTCTCCTGTTCCTTGAGAAAGTCAGGTCTAGCTTAGGTCTTTCTTTCTTGCCTTTAGACAAGGTGGGGAGGTGA
- the LOC128832995 gene encoding actin filament-associated protein 1-like 2 isoform X1: MAERREEQPGRADLDKLLLDLESFLLILDRENLSYIAQAKKKSIAELLSRFQSPPSEDAEYMIMRCISPSSGSSAFQTPADLSPCQAISSPDLMGRGECDLPAANGQCSSGGTNPLGILPHLPSLPAEDSYEEAEPINPKGHKSPAGGGDTDSSHYESYGEDEDCVKDRAHYIQWPPTTEAPARPEAQLCGFLWRKRWLGQWAKQLFIVREHALLCYKCAKDLQPVLELDLRGCRVVYKAKRSKKMQHVLKITGAAAETLVMGFQSRQQAEDWRKVIEEVSSSPLSRPSAHNSPVLPSSEQGRNSPQVRGSQLGSDSDEENSLVSPATAGCIPTGEPKKGGFLDVLLNGQWQKLWCRVEQGALRMFRDPSCTESPEYAVPLAGSNVTPGADVGQRHHIHISQQGREVAILQTHSDEERDVWLKILQVEKGAEPASVYETSVPGDGPSSAPVGGLLLRRFPTPNTYMDDPFGQLPLATHPSPVYSNSDILHQLQLSLDRAAQDQMQRLPCALPDSAFSNPQSRAPEETAAPPASPGKSPNKQWVEVVPELKSRDFFQSQRTLMQPERKGAPDSLDFLIGKRAFPKLEEKVGQLERACRMKTRLKAGSEMNLLAIGKSLKGHIATATSSAGSEVKEDEAGWVRARHWAVMRQNSWGLETSRGCPRSSCLSLLPSLPQRLLFSLFPSPYSPASLLFLEKVRSSLGLSFLPLDKVGR, translated from the exons ATGGCGGAGAGGAGGGAAGAGCAGCCTGGCAGGGCGG ATCTAGACAAGCTCCTTTTGGACCTAGAGTCCTTCCTGCTGATCCTGGACCGAGAGAACctcagctacattgctcaggccaAGAAGAAATCCATCGCTGAGCTACTTTCCAGGTTCCAGAGCCCTCCAT CAGAGGACGCAGAGTACATGATCATGCGCTGCATCTCGCCCTCCTCTGGGAGCAGCGCCTTCCAAACGCCGGCTGACCTGAGCCCATGCCAAG CAATCTCGTCTCCAGACCTGATGGGAAGGGGAGAGTGTGACTTGCCCGCTGCCAATGGCCAGTGCTCCTCAGGCGGG ACAAACCCGTTGGGCATCCTGCCCCACCTCCCTAGCCTGCCAGCTGAGGACTCCTACGAGGAGGCAGAGCCCATCAACCCCAAGGGACATAAGAGCCCAG cgggcggCGGGGACACAGACAGCAGCCACTACGAGTCGTATGGCGAGGACGAGGACTGCGTGAAGGACCGTGCGCACTACATCCAGTGGCCACCCACCACCGAGGCTCCTGCTCGCCCCGAGGCCCAACTCTGCGGCTTCCTCTGGAGGAAACGCTGGCTCGGGCAGTGGGCCAAGCAGCTCTTCATCGTCCGGGAACACGCCCTGCTG TGCTACAAGTGTGCCAAGGACCTGCAGCCAGTGCTGGAGCTGGACCTGCGCGGCTGCCGCGTTGTCTACAAGGCCAAGCGCAGCAAGAAGATGCAGCATGTGCTGAAGATCACGGGGGCAGCGGCAGAGACGCTGGTGATGGGCTTCCAGAGCCGCCAGCAGGCCGAGGACTGGAGGAAG GTGAttgaggaggtgagcagctctCCTCTCAGCAGGCCTTCTGCCCACAACTCTCCAGTATTGcccagctcagagcagggcaggaaCTCACCCCAG GTGAGAGGTTCCCAGCTTGGCTCTGACTCAGATGAGGAGAACTCCCTGGTCAGCCCAGCTACAGCTGGCTGCATCCCAACTGGAGAGCCAAAGAAGGGAG GTTTCCTGGATGTGCTGCTGAACGGCCAGTGGCAGAAGCTGTGGTGCAGGGTGGAGCAGGGTGCCCTACGGATGTTCAGAGACCCCAGCTGCACTGAGAGCCCCGAGTACGCTGTGCCGCTGGCGGGCAGCAATGTGACCCCGGGGGCCGACGTGGGCCAACGCCATCACATCCACATCAGCCAGCAAGGCAGAGAGGTCGCCATCCTGCAG ACCCACTCAGACGAAGAGAGGGACGTCTGGCTGAAGATCCTGCAGGTGGAGAAGGGAGCAGAACCAGCCTCTGTGTATGAAACCTCAGTCCCTGGAGATggacccagctctgcccctgtggG GGGCCTGCTCTTGCGAAGATTCCCGACCCCCAACACTTACATGGACGACCCCTTTGGGCAGCTCCCGCTGGCgacacaccccagccctgtctACTCCAACTCGGATATACTGCACCAGCTG CAGCTGAGCTTGGACAGAGCCGCCCAAGACCAGATGCAGAGACTCCCGTGTGCCCTTCCCGACAGTGCCTTCAGCAACCCCCAGAGCAGGGCTCCGGAGGAGACAG ctgctcctccagccagccCGGGCAAGTCTCCGAACAAGCAGTGGGTAGAAGTGGTCCCGGAGCTGAAAAGCCGGGATTTTTTCCAGTCTCAGCGGACGCTGATGCAGCCCGAGAGGAAGGGCGCCCCAGACAGCTTGGATTTCTTAATTG GTAAGAGGGCCTTCCCCAAGCTGGAGGAGAAAGTAGGGCAGCTGGAAAGGGCATGCCGGATGAAAACCAGGCTGAAGGCCGGCTCGGAGATGAACCTGCTAGCCATCGGCAAGTCTCTGAAGGGCCACATAGCCACCGCCACCAGCTCAGCAGGCTCCGAGGTAAAGGAGGATGAAGCAGGATGGGTGAGGGCCAGACACTGGGCAGTCATGAGACAGAACAGTTGGGGGCTAGAAACCAGCAGGGGCTGTCCTAGGTCTTCCTGCCTTTCTcttctcccatcccttccccagcgacttctcttctccctctttccctctccttatTCTCCTGCGTCTCTCCTGTTCCTTGAGAAAGTCAGGTCTAGCTTAGGTCTTTCTTTCTTGCCTTTAGACAAGGTGGGGAGGTGA
- the LOC128832995 gene encoding actin filament-associated protein 1-like 2 isoform X6, protein MAERREEQPGRADLDKLLLDLESFLLILDRENLSYIAQAKKKSIAELLSRFQSPPSEDAEYMIMRCISPSSGSSAFQTPADLSPCQAISSPDLMGRGECDLPAANGQCSSGGTNPLGILPHLPSLPAEDSYEEAEPINPKGHKSPAGGGDTDSSHYESYGEDEDCVKDRAHYIQWPPTTEAPARPEAQLCGFLWRKRWLGQWAKQLFIVREHALLCYKCAKDLQPVLELDLRGCRVVYKAKRSKKMQHVLKITGAAAETLVMGFQSRQQAEDWRKVIEEVSSSPLSRPSAHNSPVLPSSEQGRNSPQVRGSQLGSDSDEENSLVSPATAGCIPTGEPKKGGFLDVLLNGQWQKLWCRVEQGALRMFRDPSCTESPEYAVPLAGSNVTPGADVGQRHHIHISQQGREVAILQTHSDEERDVWLKILQVEKGAEPASVYETSVPGDGPSSAPVGGLLLRRFPTPNTYMDDPFGQLPLATHPSPVYSNSDILHQLQLSLDRAAQDQMQRLPCALPDSAFSNPQSRAPEETAAPPASPGKSPNKQWVEVVPELKSRDFFQSQRTLMQPERKGAPDSLDFLIGKRAFPKLEEKVGQLERACRMKTRLKAGSEMNLLAIGKSLKGHIATATSSAGSEEWEMKSAM, encoded by the exons ATGGCGGAGAGGAGGGAAGAGCAGCCTGGCAGGGCGG ATCTAGACAAGCTCCTTTTGGACCTAGAGTCCTTCCTGCTGATCCTGGACCGAGAGAACctcagctacattgctcaggccaAGAAGAAATCCATCGCTGAGCTACTTTCCAGGTTCCAGAGCCCTCCAT CAGAGGACGCAGAGTACATGATCATGCGCTGCATCTCGCCCTCCTCTGGGAGCAGCGCCTTCCAAACGCCGGCTGACCTGAGCCCATGCCAAG CAATCTCGTCTCCAGACCTGATGGGAAGGGGAGAGTGTGACTTGCCCGCTGCCAATGGCCAGTGCTCCTCAGGCGGG ACAAACCCGTTGGGCATCCTGCCCCACCTCCCTAGCCTGCCAGCTGAGGACTCCTACGAGGAGGCAGAGCCCATCAACCCCAAGGGACATAAGAGCCCAG cgggcggCGGGGACACAGACAGCAGCCACTACGAGTCGTATGGCGAGGACGAGGACTGCGTGAAGGACCGTGCGCACTACATCCAGTGGCCACCCACCACCGAGGCTCCTGCTCGCCCCGAGGCCCAACTCTGCGGCTTCCTCTGGAGGAAACGCTGGCTCGGGCAGTGGGCCAAGCAGCTCTTCATCGTCCGGGAACACGCCCTGCTG TGCTACAAGTGTGCCAAGGACCTGCAGCCAGTGCTGGAGCTGGACCTGCGCGGCTGCCGCGTTGTCTACAAGGCCAAGCGCAGCAAGAAGATGCAGCATGTGCTGAAGATCACGGGGGCAGCGGCAGAGACGCTGGTGATGGGCTTCCAGAGCCGCCAGCAGGCCGAGGACTGGAGGAAG GTGAttgaggaggtgagcagctctCCTCTCAGCAGGCCTTCTGCCCACAACTCTCCAGTATTGcccagctcagagcagggcaggaaCTCACCCCAG GTGAGAGGTTCCCAGCTTGGCTCTGACTCAGATGAGGAGAACTCCCTGGTCAGCCCAGCTACAGCTGGCTGCATCCCAACTGGAGAGCCAAAGAAGGGAG GTTTCCTGGATGTGCTGCTGAACGGCCAGTGGCAGAAGCTGTGGTGCAGGGTGGAGCAGGGTGCCCTACGGATGTTCAGAGACCCCAGCTGCACTGAGAGCCCCGAGTACGCTGTGCCGCTGGCGGGCAGCAATGTGACCCCGGGGGCCGACGTGGGCCAACGCCATCACATCCACATCAGCCAGCAAGGCAGAGAGGTCGCCATCCTGCAG ACCCACTCAGACGAAGAGAGGGACGTCTGGCTGAAGATCCTGCAGGTGGAGAAGGGAGCAGAACCAGCCTCTGTGTATGAAACCTCAGTCCCTGGAGATggacccagctctgcccctgtggG GGGCCTGCTCTTGCGAAGATTCCCGACCCCCAACACTTACATGGACGACCCCTTTGGGCAGCTCCCGCTGGCgacacaccccagccctgtctACTCCAACTCGGATATACTGCACCAGCTG CAGCTGAGCTTGGACAGAGCCGCCCAAGACCAGATGCAGAGACTCCCGTGTGCCCTTCCCGACAGTGCCTTCAGCAACCCCCAGAGCAGGGCTCCGGAGGAGACAG ctgctcctccagccagccCGGGCAAGTCTCCGAACAAGCAGTGGGTAGAAGTGGTCCCGGAGCTGAAAAGCCGGGATTTTTTCCAGTCTCAGCGGACGCTGATGCAGCCCGAGAGGAAGGGCGCCCCAGACAGCTTGGATTTCTTAATTG GTAAGAGGGCCTTCCCCAAGCTGGAGGAGAAAGTAGGGCAGCTGGAAAGGGCATGCCGGATGAAAACCAGGCTGAAGGCCGGCTCGGAGATGAACCTGCTAGCCATCGGCAAGTCTCTGAAGGGCCACATAGCCACCGCCACCAGCTCAGCAGGCTCCGAG GAATGGGAGATGAAGTCTGCCATGTAA